Genomic segment of Benincasa hispida cultivar B227 chromosome 1, ASM972705v1, whole genome shotgun sequence:
TTGGCAGTGATAGGAGATAGGATTGAAAGAGTACGTAGTAGTGTGTCTTTTTGGGTGCGTacacaaagaaaagaaggagaaatTTGAGGAAACTGCTCATCAGTTGAATGTTTATGATGGTCAGATGTTGAGTCTTGATTGTTGTACTCGGGAAATTCTACATATTTTATGTTAGCCACTACATTGAAGTACAAGGCTATTTTTTATCGATTAAAACAACGAGAACCAAAGTACAAGTGTTTGCCTTTGGATCAAGATTGGGTATTAGCAAAAGAGATATGTGAGAAACTGGAAATATTTCATCATGTGACTGAAATATTTTCTGGATCCAAATATCCTACTACTAatcttttttttcccaaaaatttataaattgaaattggctATTACTGATTGGACGAATTCTGGCATTCAAGAGATAAGAGACATGActtcaaatatgatttcaaaGTTTGATCAGTATTGGAGAAAAATTCATGGGGTAATGCCCATAGCTGCAGTTTTATATCTACATTacaaattgaagttgattgaGTTTTACTTCCCTAAAATTTATGGAGATAGTTTTTTTCTTGAAGTTGAAAGGATTAAAAAATTTGTTCAGATTTGGGAACAAAATATCAGCTGAAGTATGAAGGTGAAGGTGATGATTATCACTCTAAAAATTTAGATGGAACCTCACAAAATATAGAATTTGATAATTTTAATGATTATgacttgtttgtatcaaattccAATAATATGAATCAGAAGCAACAAtttgatgcatatttggatGAACCTATCTTACCTCGAGCatctaattttaacattttgagTTGGTGGAAATTGAATGATGTCAAGTATCCCattttacaagaaattgcaAGAGACATATTAGTCATCCCATTATCTAGTGTTGCATCATAGTACCTGTGGTAGGATTGATTGTAAGCACACATCGTAACAAACTTCATCCGAAAACGATAGAGGTAAATGTGCACTCAAAATTGGATTGCAACTGGAGTTTTGACAAGttagtttgtttgttttgttttacctctttttagcatttaatatattaataaatattttcttttaatacaaATATGTGACAATATAAGGTACTAGCACGGAAAAAGAAATGGTTAAATATTTAACAACTGTTTTAGAAGATGCAGACGATTCTGATGAAGATGGCGTGGTGACTAAGGTATGCTTAAGGATTAACATTATTTTCTTATgacactttttattttttgtggtatagcttttttttttgtgacattatttattaattacatTCTAAATGTAGTAATGAATAATACTCACAACTAAGGATGTGATGATACCAAGAAAGGAGAAAGATTTGAATGTGAAGTCATCGATGAAGAGAGAAAGACgagcaatttatatattgtgaATGTATAAGACATTTGTCTTTAATTGACTTCcttattcaaactttatttaattttaagttgtaaacttatttaatggatttGTCAGCTTTGaaattgtgtttatttcatagattagtttattatattttgtttattttttgtggactattcaaattttaaataaaatcacttgaattaaaaaaaatgaggaattcaataaacttatttaataGATTTGTGAACTTCTAAATTGTGTTTATTTCCtagattaattattaaattttgtttattttttgtggactaatcaaattttaaatataattttaattaaaaaatggggAATCCTCGTAAGGAATTAGTAGGAGAATCTCCGACGGGGAATCCCTGCCCCCATCCCCGCCTTCAAATGGCAGGGACGGGGGTGGGGATGGGGGAGAATTTCCCCCACAGGGCCGGGGACAGGGGACGCCCTCCCCCCACCCCAGCCCCGACCCCATTGCCAACCCTACACCAATCCCATGTATAGGAAAGAGAAAGATGGTATTCTTGGGTTAAGTAAAGATTATAGGTAAATTAAGGAGACAGTCGAGAGTAAATGTGTATTTTCCCTACTTAGGTGATCTCCTGAACAGTTGAGAGAAACTATGTGCTAAGTTCATTGAGCATGACTTCTGGTTAAGTCAAATTGGTAGCATGTGTTAGTGATGTGATTTTAAGTCTTAGGATTGGAACCAAATGTTTTATGATTAAGGTATACATGCTTCAGTAAAGAGCTTATGTTTTGCAAAAATTAATCTTATGCCAGGGTTGATATGTGATTTCAAGCAACTTAACTTCATGTTAGAAAGTAGAACCAACGcatattgtttaatgaatatgAATTCCTATGTAGGATTCCATGTCTAATGCATGTTAACCTTTTCAAAAGAgaattttaacatattttaagataacttgtttcttaagttgTGGAGCATGCGTTAGTAATGATGTTAAGACCTTAGTAATATTGACctattatatgtttaatttccatttatatattttttttaagtacaacaaaccatttttatgtgtttttatatgaaaaatatggaaaaaaaaattaaactaatgtgataataatatgtataaaataatgaaaaaggtACTTggatacaattgaatttgtaacaaacatttaaacaaatcgaaagttagttagataaaaccaaatttgataataaaagataaattcaaatataaattggagagaaaaatcaggaagtttttatttattttgattaattcgATAAGTAGTcagataaaatctaatttgataataaaatataaattcaaatataattgagGGAAAAAATCAAGAAGAGAGAtcgtttatttacaattatactgtattcataatttcattttcatttaagttTCAACTACACTGTATTTAGAACTTCATCAACCACAAAACCTACGAAAGAAGCCTAACTTGTTGTACAAGCAtagtaaaaatagcaaaactgcaaaagtgaatacttatttgtttgtcaaaatGACAAATTAATGGTATagtaatataataagatgataatgaataaaagatgattaagaaaatacaaaaaaaataaaatttaaatgaaatatatagtTTGTTATAtgataatattataaaatattaagtaaaaaTCTAATcaggataaaaaaaattgatccagatttaaaataatgaaaaacgaataaaataatagaaaaatctaaagatatattataaatcaaaataaaaatagtaataaacaaattaaatattgattaattctgaatatttttgaaaagtggttaaatcaaaccaaattgGATATGAAACCgccaattcaaattttaaaatgagagaaaaatccGACACCTTTATCTCCTAAATCCATTAGGTTGAATCTCATAACGGACGATTTCATTTAGACTGTACTTTTATTGAGAACTGATTCACGGTCTCATAACAGACGATTCCATTTACACTGTATTTCTATTTAGAATTTATACACGGTATAGTAATTACACAATACTCGAAAGAAATGGTTAATCGACCCTACCAAGAGCAATTTGggtattataaaaatataagtcACGTGCGTGGCAtgcttttgcaaaaaaaaaaaaaacattatttctatcttttgaaaaaaattaaaagataccTCCCGATTTTGCTATTTCCTCCCCTTtccaaaatataataaataaaaccgAACCAAAGGATTTTGACTTTTATATGGAACTTTTAGCAAACCGACCAATTCTGAGCTGGGCTCAAACCCAGTGATCTGAACCGACTATAACCCCTTTAAACCAAAGGAATCAAACTCTGTATATCGGCCCAAGCCCAACTGTGGTTCCCTTTAGTCTAGGGTTaatttttctctttcattttctgATCTTCTTCAGCAGCCGCCGCATAACCTGTTTTTTGTATATAAATCTTTTCTCAGACTTCCTCCGCCTCCTGCCGCAGACTTCCTGGTTTTCTGCCGCCGCTTCATTTCAGACTTGAGagtaaaaagaacaaaaaaaaaaaaaaaaaaaaaaaaaaaaaaaaaaaatgaagaccATTCTTTCATCCGAGTCTATGGATATTCCAGATGGGGTCAAAATCAAGGTGCATGCCAAGATCATCGAGGTTGAAGGTCCTCGTGGTAAGCTTGTTCGCAACTTTAAGCACCTTAATCTCGACTTTCAACTTATCACTGACGAGGCCACCGGCAAGAAGAAGCTCCGTATCGAAGCCTGGTTTGGGTCCAGGAAGACATCCGCCGCTATTCGTACTGCTCTCAGCCATGTTGAGAACCTTATTACAGGTGTCACTAAGGGCTATCGTTACAAGATGCGTTTCGTCTATGCTCACTTTCCCATCAATGCTAGCATCACAAACAACAGCAAGTCTATTGAGATTCGTAACTTCCTTGGTGAAAAGAAGGTGCCCGTTTCTCTATGCTTCATTCCAGATTTTGATTTCTATTGTTTTCGAACTTTGCTGTTAGCTTGTTTGTTAACTCGAGCTGTGGGTTGATACTGCATATTTTATTTGTCGGAGTCTGCCTGGTGTTAAGATATTTacagaaaaattcaatttttgctATTTCTCTACCTGTGTTGTTTTCAATGCTTGTATGAATTGCCATTTTTACAAATACGTACTCCCTCGTCACATGATTTCTTCCTGGGGTCCTATGGAGCAATACTTAGAAGTTGAAGTTTATTCTGGGTAGCAGCCGTTCGAATCTCATTACTAGTTCtgttagaaattaaaatttcgGTTTAGTACGAAAACCATCATATAAAGAAGCCTTGGCATTGATTAACGAGATCATCTTTCAAAGGTGGACGAGTTAGCTTGGATGCTTATGAATATATCGTTCATGCTCGGCTCTTCATGGCAGAGTTTTGTATGTTGGATAATTAGGATGGTTGCTTCAATGCTCTGCTCTTCATGGCAGAGTTTTTTTATGTTGGAATTGGAATTACAGTCGTTTTTAATTCATTCTTAGTTCGCATTGCACAAGATAGAATATTGGCCATACGTTGTTGTGAGTTTGTTATGAATCATGCTCATAATTGTTTTATCAGGTGAGAAAGGTGGATATGCTTGATGGAGTT
This window contains:
- the LOC120085564 gene encoding 60S ribosomal protein L9-like produces the protein MKTILSSESMDIPDGVKIKVHAKIIEVEGPRGKLVRNFKHLNLDFQLITDEATGKKKLRIEAWFGSRKTSAAIRTALSHVENLITGVTKGYRYKMRFVYAHFPINASITNNSKSIEIRNFLGEKKVRKVDMLDGVSITRSEKVKDELVLDGNDIELVSRSCALINQKCHVKNKDIRKFLDGIYVSEKGTIVGGDE